The following proteins are encoded in a genomic region of Candidatus Zixiibacteriota bacterium:
- a CDS encoding tyrosine-type recombinase/integrase, which produces MNPTQELSKRFGKLEKQAKIKNAGLHVCRLTFASHLVQTGTPLLVVKELLRHSDIQSTMVYAHLTPNLHRKAIRNLLF; this is translated from the coding sequence ATTAATCCTACTCAAGAATTATCTAAAAGATTCGGTAAGTTAGAAAAGCAAGCCAAAATCAAGAATGCTGGACTCCATGTTTGCCGTCTTACATTCGCCAGCCATTTAGTTCAAACGGGAACACCTTTATTAGTTGTGAAGGAACTCCTACGTCATTCTGATATCCAGTCAACAATGGTGTATGCTCATCTTACTCCAAACCTTCACAGAAAAGCTATTAGGAATTTACTATTTTAG